The genomic window TTCGTGAGGCGGCGGAAGTCGAGGAGGCGGAGTTCTACGGCGGTCGCGGCGGCGATGAGTGGCTTAAGAACCTCAGCAAACTGGGCACGGACCAGTTCAAACCTTTTTTGGAATCGGCCCCCTGGCTTATTGCTGTTTTTGTGGAACGTCAGGGCAAGGACGAGGCGGGGAAGAAACGTAAAAACTACTACATGTCCGAGTCTGTCGGTATCGCCACGGGGTTTTTGTTGAACGCCCTGCATAGCGCGGGTTTAGCCACCCTGACCCATACGCCCAACCCCATGAAGTTTCTCAGCCGGATTCTGGAGCGACCCGCAACCGAGCGTCCCTACATGTTGATTGTGGTGGGTCACCCCGCGGAGGATGCCACGGTCCCGGCGGCGGCGCTCCAAAGGAAGTCCCTGGAGGAGATCGCCAGTTTCTTTGTTGCCGAGAAGGATTGAAGAGAAGGAAAAGTCTGAATCAGGTAAAACGGGTTTGACCCACTAGAGGACGGTGGTATCATCCCGCGCCTTACGGAGAAGTGGCCGAGTGGCTGAAGGCGCGCCCCTGCTAAGGGCGTATACGTTAATAGCGTATCGAGGGTTCGAATCCCTCCTTCTCCGCCATATAGTCTGGTGCCAACTTCACTTGACCTACAAGTAGCGGCTAAAGCCGCTGGCTCTACCCACTTAACGGGGGATACACCGGTTTTCATTAAACTCGGTTGATAATGCCATCCCATCCACAGTGGGTTAAGACCCGCAGTCGATAGTTTTCAAAGTTTCTGAATCCATAGGCTCGCCTGGACATCATTTCCATCTTGTTATGGAAGCCCTCGGTGATGCCGTTCGTCTTGGTAAACCGCCACATGCTAACGATGGGTTCCAGCCAAGACTTCAGTGTTCTGGCCAATCGATGAAGGGGGCTCGCCGCCAAGTCTTCAATCAACGAGAGCAGTTGCGGCAGCAGCTGCTTGGCTTTTTTACGATTCAGAGATCTGAGTAGCAGCAGTCGATTGAGCTGCTGCTTGGCCGCATACAGCGCCTTGAGCACGGGATAGTCATCCAGATATCGGCCAAGGTTCTCTCTTTGCTCATCCGTAAGACGCCATTGGTGGCGTCGCATCAGGCTGACCAGCCCGCGATGCTTGCGCCCCTCGGGATCGTAGCCCTGCCAGGCTTTGAGCAGATGCTGATTAACCAGTCGAATGACGTGGAATCGATCGGCAACAATCGTGGCGTTAGGAAAGTACCGGCGCACAATGCTGCGGTAGGTTTCCGACAAGTCCATGACGACAACCTGGACGTTCTCTTTACCCGGTAATGCCCTTAAATAACGTCTCAAACTCAGTTCTGAGCGTCCCAGCACCACATCGAAGACCTTGTGGTTCTTTAGATCCACCATCGTGGTGGCGTAGCCGCGCTTGCGGCTAAAGAAGTGCTCGTCGATACCCAGCACACGGGGGCAGGGCCGATTAGACATCTCAGATAGTCGCAGTCGGCACTGACCTTGATACCAGCGCTCGACGGTTGCCGGGCTCATGTCGTGTGTTCTCGCGAGCTTACGCTGCGTCACGCCGCCGTCATGGGCCTCGAATACTTCAAGACGGAAGGCGTCCGACGATCGATAGCGGGGCCTGACGCCCTGGAACCGGTGACGAAAGTAGCGACCACATTGTGGGCAGTGATACTTAGGCGTCTTCAGGTGCAGCGTCATCACCTGGTTGCCCTGGCGTGTGTGTTTTAACGTGCGCTCGTGGGTCGCTTTAATCCTGACTTTGGGATGCTGGCAGTGGATGCACGATGGGCGGCGCTTTGGCCTGGCATAGACCTCGATCGAATCGTTGCGATCAACACGTTCGACCTCCAGCTCGGGAAGGCCTAATATATTTCCTGCGTGGGACATCGGTGTTCTCTCCATTAAACGAACTTCGCAAATTCAGTTTAATGATCCCCGGTGTCCCCCGTTAATGATGAAGAGCCTCTCTGTGGCTCGTTAACGCAGTCACTGTTGGCGCGCTTGTTTGTTTTTGAAGCCTGCTTGAAACCCTGATGAGTTTTGCATAGATTTCTGTAGCTCACAGGTTCGCTTAGTTCTTTAGGCAGATCCTAATTGATTTTGAGAG from Congregibacter litoralis KT71 includes these protein-coding regions:
- a CDS encoding nitroreductase family protein, with amino-acid sequence MSDEYEAVPLPHVQTLSDEESREHALAYLEHVRKRHSVRDFATTQVPADTIEACVRAAGTAPSGANHQPWHFACISDPEVKRAIREAAEVEEAEFYGGRGGDEWLKNLSKLGTDQFKPFLESAPWLIAVFVERQGKDEAGKKRKNYYMSESVGIATGFLLNALHSAGLATLTHTPNPMKFLSRILERPATERPYMLIVVGHPAEDATVPAAALQRKSLEEIASFFVAEKD
- a CDS encoding ISL3 family transposase, translated to MSHAGNILGLPELEVERVDRNDSIEVYARPKRRPSCIHCQHPKVRIKATHERTLKHTRQGNQVMTLHLKTPKYHCPQCGRYFRHRFQGVRPRYRSSDAFRLEVFEAHDGGVTQRKLARTHDMSPATVERWYQGQCRLRLSEMSNRPCPRVLGIDEHFFSRKRGYATTMVDLKNHKVFDVVLGRSELSLRRYLRALPGKENVQVVVMDLSETYRSIVRRYFPNATIVADRFHVIRLVNQHLLKAWQGYDPEGRKHRGLVSLMRRHQWRLTDEQRENLGRYLDDYPVLKALYAAKQQLNRLLLLRSLNRKKAKQLLPQLLSLIEDLAASPLHRLARTLKSWLEPIVSMWRFTKTNGITEGFHNKMEMMSRRAYGFRNFENYRLRVLTHCGWDGIINRV